One Dama dama isolate Ldn47 chromosome 16, ASM3311817v1, whole genome shotgun sequence DNA window includes the following coding sequences:
- the LOC133071296 gene encoding tumor necrosis factor receptor superfamily member 10A-like isoform X6: protein MALAAVTPRLPGQRMLPDCTGQRKQRTPASSSSRGGCTQNPRPRLRGPWALIFVVLGVLLLVKPASAMSIRKDEVPQQLSAPLEWIRQQNLCPPEEEEKNRCTSSKDTECQCKPGTFRGEDAPEFCQKCSAGCPDGKVMVMNCTPWSNVKCMDQESGPSPLVTNIFTGLGITAGITFVLIGCVVCCFCKDSGCPACSHRPGALCSVSVPGEGGAARGPSPPLSGVSSLRGCFGECCHKEKKLTEDNAQSQDEASRESGETSSICRISGEKMAAGSNRRHRK from the exons ATGGCTCTGGCGGCCGTCACCCCGCGGCTACCTGGACAACGTATGCTGCCCGACTGCACCGGGCAGCGGAAACAGAGGACACCGGCCTCCTCGAGCTCCCGGGGAGGGTGCACCCAGAACCCCAGGCCTCGGCTCCGGGGCCCCTGGGCTCTCATCTTCGTCGTCTTGGGTGTCTTGCTGTTG GTCAAAcctgcttcagccatgtctatAAGGAAGGATGAAGTTCCCCAGCAGTTATCAGCCCCACTGGAATGGATCCGCCAACAGAACTTATGTCCACCAG aagaagaagaaaaaaatcgcTGCACCTCCAGCAAGGACACTGAGTGTCAGTGCAAACCCGGCACTTTCCGTGGAGAAGATGCACCTGAATTCTGTCAAAAATGCAGCGCCGG GTGCCCTGATGGGAAGGTCATGGTCATGAACTGTACCCCCTGGAGCAATGTCAAGTGTATGGACCAAGAATCAG GCCCTTCACCGCtggtgactaacattttcactggaCTTGGAATCACAGCTGGAATCACCTTTGTCCTAATAGGATGTGTTGTATGTTGCTTCTGTAAAG ACTCGGGGTGTCCCGCTTGCAGTCACAGGCCCGGGGCTCTTTGTTCAGTGTCTgtccctggggagggaggtgcgGCCAGAGGACCCTCCCCACCACTCAGTGGCGTCTCTTCTCTTCGAGGTTGCTTTGGTGAATGCTGCCACAAG GAAAAGAAGCTGACAGAAGATAATGCCCAGTCCCAAGATGAAGCAAGCAGAGAGTCTGGTG
- the LOC133071296 gene encoding tumor necrosis factor receptor superfamily member 10A-like isoform X2 — MALAAVTPRLPGQRMLPDCTGQRKQRTPASSSSRGGCTQNPRPRLRGPWALIFVVLGVLLLVKPASAMSIRKDEVPQQLSAPLEWIRQQNLCPPGFYLEEVSGGCAPCTDGIDYTSHSNSLPSCLPCTTCKSEEEKNRCTSSKDTECQCKPGTFRGEDAPEFCQKCSAGCPDGKVMVMNCTPWSNVKCMDQESGPSPLVTNIFTGLGITAGITFVLIGCVVCCFCKDSGCPACSHRPGALCSVSVPGEGGAARGPSPPLSGVSSLRGCFGECCHKEKKLTEDNAQSQDEASRESGETSSICRISGEKMAAGSNRRHRK; from the exons ATGGCTCTGGCGGCCGTCACCCCGCGGCTACCTGGACAACGTATGCTGCCCGACTGCACCGGGCAGCGGAAACAGAGGACACCGGCCTCCTCGAGCTCCCGGGGAGGGTGCACCCAGAACCCCAGGCCTCGGCTCCGGGGCCCCTGGGCTCTCATCTTCGTCGTCTTGGGTGTCTTGCTGTTG GTCAAAcctgcttcagccatgtctatAAGGAAGGATGAAGTTCCCCAGCAGTTATCAGCCCCACTGGAATGGATCCGCCAACAGAACTTATGTCCACCAG GATTCTATCTGGAAGAAGTCAGTGGAGGTTGTGCCCCTTGCACCGATGGGATAGACTACACCAGTCATTCAAACAGCCTCCCTTCTTGCTTACCTTGCACGACTTGCAAATCAG aagaagaaaaaaatcgcTGCACCTCCAGCAAGGACACTGAGTGTCAGTGCAAACCCGGCACTTTCCGTGGAGAAGATGCACCTGAATTCTGTCAAAAATGCAGCGCCGG GTGCCCTGATGGGAAGGTCATGGTCATGAACTGTACCCCCTGGAGCAATGTCAAGTGTATGGACCAAGAATCAG GCCCTTCACCGCtggtgactaacattttcactggaCTTGGAATCACAGCTGGAATCACCTTTGTCCTAATAGGATGTGTTGTATGTTGCTTCTGTAAAG ACTCGGGGTGTCCCGCTTGCAGTCACAGGCCCGGGGCTCTTTGTTCAGTGTCTgtccctggggagggaggtgcgGCCAGAGGACCCTCCCCACCACTCAGTGGCGTCTCTTCTCTTCGAGGTTGCTTTGGTGAATGCTGCCACAAG GAAAAGAAGCTGACAGAAGATAATGCCCAGTCCCAAGATGAAGCAAGCAGAGAGTCTGGTG
- the LOC133071296 gene encoding tumor necrosis factor receptor superfamily member 10A-like isoform X1, with the protein MALAAVTPRLPGQRMLPDCTGQRKQRTPASSSSRGGCTQNPRPRLRGPWALIFVVLGVLLLVKPASAMSIRKDEVPQQLSAPLEWIRQQNLCPPGFYLEEVSGGCAPCTDGIDYTSHSNSLPSCLPCTTCKSEEEEKNRCTSSKDTECQCKPGTFRGEDAPEFCQKCSAGCPDGKVMVMNCTPWSNVKCMDQESGPSPLVTNIFTGLGITAGITFVLIGCVVCCFCKDSGCPACSHRPGALCSVSVPGEGGAARGPSPPLSGVSSLRGCFGECCHKEKKLTEDNAQSQDEASRESGETSSICRISGEKMAAGSNRRHRK; encoded by the exons ATGGCTCTGGCGGCCGTCACCCCGCGGCTACCTGGACAACGTATGCTGCCCGACTGCACCGGGCAGCGGAAACAGAGGACACCGGCCTCCTCGAGCTCCCGGGGAGGGTGCACCCAGAACCCCAGGCCTCGGCTCCGGGGCCCCTGGGCTCTCATCTTCGTCGTCTTGGGTGTCTTGCTGTTG GTCAAAcctgcttcagccatgtctatAAGGAAGGATGAAGTTCCCCAGCAGTTATCAGCCCCACTGGAATGGATCCGCCAACAGAACTTATGTCCACCAG GATTCTATCTGGAAGAAGTCAGTGGAGGTTGTGCCCCTTGCACCGATGGGATAGACTACACCAGTCATTCAAACAGCCTCCCTTCTTGCTTACCTTGCACGACTTGCAAATCAG aagaagaagaaaaaaatcgcTGCACCTCCAGCAAGGACACTGAGTGTCAGTGCAAACCCGGCACTTTCCGTGGAGAAGATGCACCTGAATTCTGTCAAAAATGCAGCGCCGG GTGCCCTGATGGGAAGGTCATGGTCATGAACTGTACCCCCTGGAGCAATGTCAAGTGTATGGACCAAGAATCAG GCCCTTCACCGCtggtgactaacattttcactggaCTTGGAATCACAGCTGGAATCACCTTTGTCCTAATAGGATGTGTTGTATGTTGCTTCTGTAAAG ACTCGGGGTGTCCCGCTTGCAGTCACAGGCCCGGGGCTCTTTGTTCAGTGTCTgtccctggggagggaggtgcgGCCAGAGGACCCTCCCCACCACTCAGTGGCGTCTCTTCTCTTCGAGGTTGCTTTGGTGAATGCTGCCACAAG GAAAAGAAGCTGACAGAAGATAATGCCCAGTCCCAAGATGAAGCAAGCAGAGAGTCTGGTG
- the LOC133071296 gene encoding tumor necrosis factor receptor superfamily member 10A-like isoform X5: MALAAVTPRLPGQRMLPDCTGQRKQRTPASSSSRGGCTQNPRPRLRGPWALIFVVLGVLLLVKPASAMSIRKDEVPQQLSAPLEWIRQQNLCPPGFYLEEVSGGCAPCTDGIDYTSHSNSLPSCLPCTTCKSEEEEKNRCTSSKDTECQCKPGTFRGEDAPEFCQKCSAGCPDGKVMVMNCTPWSNVKCMDQESGPSPLVTNIFTGLGITAGITFVLIGCVVCCFCKDSGCPACSHRPGALCSVSVPGEGGAARGPSPPLSGVSSLRGCFGECCHKASRFLQHLAASDPQKRS; the protein is encoded by the exons ATGGCTCTGGCGGCCGTCACCCCGCGGCTACCTGGACAACGTATGCTGCCCGACTGCACCGGGCAGCGGAAACAGAGGACACCGGCCTCCTCGAGCTCCCGGGGAGGGTGCACCCAGAACCCCAGGCCTCGGCTCCGGGGCCCCTGGGCTCTCATCTTCGTCGTCTTGGGTGTCTTGCTGTTG GTCAAAcctgcttcagccatgtctatAAGGAAGGATGAAGTTCCCCAGCAGTTATCAGCCCCACTGGAATGGATCCGCCAACAGAACTTATGTCCACCAG GATTCTATCTGGAAGAAGTCAGTGGAGGTTGTGCCCCTTGCACCGATGGGATAGACTACACCAGTCATTCAAACAGCCTCCCTTCTTGCTTACCTTGCACGACTTGCAAATCAG aagaagaagaaaaaaatcgcTGCACCTCCAGCAAGGACACTGAGTGTCAGTGCAAACCCGGCACTTTCCGTGGAGAAGATGCACCTGAATTCTGTCAAAAATGCAGCGCCGG GTGCCCTGATGGGAAGGTCATGGTCATGAACTGTACCCCCTGGAGCAATGTCAAGTGTATGGACCAAGAATCAG GCCCTTCACCGCtggtgactaacattttcactggaCTTGGAATCACAGCTGGAATCACCTTTGTCCTAATAGGATGTGTTGTATGTTGCTTCTGTAAAG ACTCGGGGTGTCCCGCTTGCAGTCACAGGCCCGGGGCTCTTTGTTCAGTGTCTgtccctggggagggaggtgcgGCCAGAGGACCCTCCCCACCACTCAGTGGCGTCTCTTCTCTTCGAGGTTGCTTTGGTGAATGCTGCCACAAGGCGAGTCGGTTTCTCCAGCATCTGGCGGCATCAGACCCTCA GAAAAGAAGCTGA
- the LOC133071296 gene encoding tumor necrosis factor receptor superfamily member 10A-like isoform X7, with protein sequence MALAAVTPRLPGQRMLPDCTGQRKQRTPASSSSRGGCTQNPRPRLRGPWALIFVVLGVLLLVKPASAMSIRKDEVPQQLSAPLEWIRQQNLCPPGFYLEEVSGGCAPCTDGIDYTSHSNSLPSCLPCTTCKSEEEEKNRCTSSKDTECQCKPGTFRGEDAPEFCQKCSAGCPDGKVMVMNCTPWSNVKCMDQESGPSPLVTNIFTGLGITAGITFVLIGCVVCCFCKGCFGECCHKEKKLTEDNAQSQDEASRESGETSSICRISGEKMAAGSNRRHRK encoded by the exons ATGGCTCTGGCGGCCGTCACCCCGCGGCTACCTGGACAACGTATGCTGCCCGACTGCACCGGGCAGCGGAAACAGAGGACACCGGCCTCCTCGAGCTCCCGGGGAGGGTGCACCCAGAACCCCAGGCCTCGGCTCCGGGGCCCCTGGGCTCTCATCTTCGTCGTCTTGGGTGTCTTGCTGTTG GTCAAAcctgcttcagccatgtctatAAGGAAGGATGAAGTTCCCCAGCAGTTATCAGCCCCACTGGAATGGATCCGCCAACAGAACTTATGTCCACCAG GATTCTATCTGGAAGAAGTCAGTGGAGGTTGTGCCCCTTGCACCGATGGGATAGACTACACCAGTCATTCAAACAGCCTCCCTTCTTGCTTACCTTGCACGACTTGCAAATCAG aagaagaagaaaaaaatcgcTGCACCTCCAGCAAGGACACTGAGTGTCAGTGCAAACCCGGCACTTTCCGTGGAGAAGATGCACCTGAATTCTGTCAAAAATGCAGCGCCGG GTGCCCTGATGGGAAGGTCATGGTCATGAACTGTACCCCCTGGAGCAATGTCAAGTGTATGGACCAAGAATCAG GCCCTTCACCGCtggtgactaacattttcactggaCTTGGAATCACAGCTGGAATCACCTTTGTCCTAATAGGATGTGTTGTATGTTGCTTCTGTAAAG GTTGCTTTGGTGAATGCTGCCACAAG GAAAAGAAGCTGACAGAAGATAATGCCCAGTCCCAAGATGAAGCAAGCAGAGAGTCTGGTG
- the LOC133071296 gene encoding tumor necrosis factor receptor superfamily member 10A-like isoform X10: MALAAVTPRLPGQRMLPDCTGQRKQRTPASSSSRGGCTQNPRPRLRGPWALIFVVLGVLLLVKPASAMSIRKDEVPQQLSAPLEWIRQQNLCPPGFYLEEVSGGCAPCTDGIDYTSHSNSLPSCLPCTTCKSEEEEKNRCTSSKDTECQCKPGTFRGEDAPEFCQKCSAGCPDGKVMVMNCTPWSNVKCMDQESGPSPLVTNIFTGLGITAGITFVLIGCVVCCFCKGKEADRR, encoded by the exons ATGGCTCTGGCGGCCGTCACCCCGCGGCTACCTGGACAACGTATGCTGCCCGACTGCACCGGGCAGCGGAAACAGAGGACACCGGCCTCCTCGAGCTCCCGGGGAGGGTGCACCCAGAACCCCAGGCCTCGGCTCCGGGGCCCCTGGGCTCTCATCTTCGTCGTCTTGGGTGTCTTGCTGTTG GTCAAAcctgcttcagccatgtctatAAGGAAGGATGAAGTTCCCCAGCAGTTATCAGCCCCACTGGAATGGATCCGCCAACAGAACTTATGTCCACCAG GATTCTATCTGGAAGAAGTCAGTGGAGGTTGTGCCCCTTGCACCGATGGGATAGACTACACCAGTCATTCAAACAGCCTCCCTTCTTGCTTACCTTGCACGACTTGCAAATCAG aagaagaagaaaaaaatcgcTGCACCTCCAGCAAGGACACTGAGTGTCAGTGCAAACCCGGCACTTTCCGTGGAGAAGATGCACCTGAATTCTGTCAAAAATGCAGCGCCGG GTGCCCTGATGGGAAGGTCATGGTCATGAACTGTACCCCCTGGAGCAATGTCAAGTGTATGGACCAAGAATCAG GCCCTTCACCGCtggtgactaacattttcactggaCTTGGAATCACAGCTGGAATCACCTTTGTCCTAATAGGATGTGTTGTATGTTGCTTCTGTAAAG GAAAAGAAGCTGACAGAAGATAA
- the LOC133071296 gene encoding tumor necrosis factor receptor superfamily member 10A-like isoform X4, whose protein sequence is MALAAVTPRLPGQRMLPDCTGQRKQRTPASSSSRGGCTQNPRPRLRGPWALIFVVLGVLLLVKPASAMSIRKDEVPQQLSAPLEWIRQQNLCPPGFYLEEVSGGCAPCTDGIDYTSHSNSLPSCLPCTTCKSEEEEKNRCTSSKDTECQCKPGTFRGEDAPEFCQKCSAGCPDGKVMVMNCTPWSNVKCMDQESGPSPLVTNIFTGLGITAGITFVLIGCVVCCFCKDSGCPACSHRPGALCSVSVPGEGGAARGPSPPLSGVSSLRGCFGECCHKEKKLTEDNAQSQDEASRESGGLKLFFSDFAATSSL, encoded by the exons ATGGCTCTGGCGGCCGTCACCCCGCGGCTACCTGGACAACGTATGCTGCCCGACTGCACCGGGCAGCGGAAACAGAGGACACCGGCCTCCTCGAGCTCCCGGGGAGGGTGCACCCAGAACCCCAGGCCTCGGCTCCGGGGCCCCTGGGCTCTCATCTTCGTCGTCTTGGGTGTCTTGCTGTTG GTCAAAcctgcttcagccatgtctatAAGGAAGGATGAAGTTCCCCAGCAGTTATCAGCCCCACTGGAATGGATCCGCCAACAGAACTTATGTCCACCAG GATTCTATCTGGAAGAAGTCAGTGGAGGTTGTGCCCCTTGCACCGATGGGATAGACTACACCAGTCATTCAAACAGCCTCCCTTCTTGCTTACCTTGCACGACTTGCAAATCAG aagaagaagaaaaaaatcgcTGCACCTCCAGCAAGGACACTGAGTGTCAGTGCAAACCCGGCACTTTCCGTGGAGAAGATGCACCTGAATTCTGTCAAAAATGCAGCGCCGG GTGCCCTGATGGGAAGGTCATGGTCATGAACTGTACCCCCTGGAGCAATGTCAAGTGTATGGACCAAGAATCAG GCCCTTCACCGCtggtgactaacattttcactggaCTTGGAATCACAGCTGGAATCACCTTTGTCCTAATAGGATGTGTTGTATGTTGCTTCTGTAAAG ACTCGGGGTGTCCCGCTTGCAGTCACAGGCCCGGGGCTCTTTGTTCAGTGTCTgtccctggggagggaggtgcgGCCAGAGGACCCTCCCCACCACTCAGTGGCGTCTCTTCTCTTCGAGGTTGCTTTGGTGAATGCTGCCACAAG GAAAAGAAGCTGACAGAAGATAATGCCCAGTCCCAAGATGAAGCAAGCAGAGAGTCTGGTG
- the LOC133071296 gene encoding tumor necrosis factor receptor superfamily member 10A-like isoform X9 — protein sequence MALAAVTPRLPGQRMLPDCTGQRKQRTPASSSSRGGCTQNPRPRLRGPWALIFVVLGVLLLVKPASAMSIRKDEVPQQLSAPLEWIRQQNLCPPGFYLEEVSGGCAPCTDGIDYTSHSNSLPSCLPCTTCKSEEEEKNRCTSSKDTECQCKPGTFRGEDAPEFCQKCSAGCPDGKVMVMNCTPWSNVKCMDQESGPSPLVTNIFTGLGITAGITFVLIGCVVCCFCKGCFGECCHKASRFLQHLAASDPQKRS from the exons ATGGCTCTGGCGGCCGTCACCCCGCGGCTACCTGGACAACGTATGCTGCCCGACTGCACCGGGCAGCGGAAACAGAGGACACCGGCCTCCTCGAGCTCCCGGGGAGGGTGCACCCAGAACCCCAGGCCTCGGCTCCGGGGCCCCTGGGCTCTCATCTTCGTCGTCTTGGGTGTCTTGCTGTTG GTCAAAcctgcttcagccatgtctatAAGGAAGGATGAAGTTCCCCAGCAGTTATCAGCCCCACTGGAATGGATCCGCCAACAGAACTTATGTCCACCAG GATTCTATCTGGAAGAAGTCAGTGGAGGTTGTGCCCCTTGCACCGATGGGATAGACTACACCAGTCATTCAAACAGCCTCCCTTCTTGCTTACCTTGCACGACTTGCAAATCAG aagaagaagaaaaaaatcgcTGCACCTCCAGCAAGGACACTGAGTGTCAGTGCAAACCCGGCACTTTCCGTGGAGAAGATGCACCTGAATTCTGTCAAAAATGCAGCGCCGG GTGCCCTGATGGGAAGGTCATGGTCATGAACTGTACCCCCTGGAGCAATGTCAAGTGTATGGACCAAGAATCAG GCCCTTCACCGCtggtgactaacattttcactggaCTTGGAATCACAGCTGGAATCACCTTTGTCCTAATAGGATGTGTTGTATGTTGCTTCTGTAAAG GTTGCTTTGGTGAATGCTGCCACAAGGCGAGTCGGTTTCTCCAGCATCTGGCGGCATCAGACCCTCA GAAAAGAAGCTGA
- the LOC133071296 gene encoding tumor necrosis factor receptor superfamily member 10A-like isoform X8 — MALAAVTPRLPGQRMLPDCTGQRKQRTPASSSSRGGCTQNPRPRLRGPWALIFVVLGVLLLVKPASAMSIRKDEVPQQLSAPLEWIRQQNLCPPGFYLEEVSGGCAPCTDGIDYTSHSNSLPSCLPCTTCKSEEEEKNRCTSSKDTECQCKPGTFRGEDAPEFCQKCSAGCPDGKVMVMNCTPWSNVKCMDQESGPSPLVTNIFTGLGITAGITFVLIGCVVCCFCKGCFGECCHKEKKLTEDNAQSQDEASRESGGLKLFFSDFAATSSL; from the exons ATGGCTCTGGCGGCCGTCACCCCGCGGCTACCTGGACAACGTATGCTGCCCGACTGCACCGGGCAGCGGAAACAGAGGACACCGGCCTCCTCGAGCTCCCGGGGAGGGTGCACCCAGAACCCCAGGCCTCGGCTCCGGGGCCCCTGGGCTCTCATCTTCGTCGTCTTGGGTGTCTTGCTGTTG GTCAAAcctgcttcagccatgtctatAAGGAAGGATGAAGTTCCCCAGCAGTTATCAGCCCCACTGGAATGGATCCGCCAACAGAACTTATGTCCACCAG GATTCTATCTGGAAGAAGTCAGTGGAGGTTGTGCCCCTTGCACCGATGGGATAGACTACACCAGTCATTCAAACAGCCTCCCTTCTTGCTTACCTTGCACGACTTGCAAATCAG aagaagaagaaaaaaatcgcTGCACCTCCAGCAAGGACACTGAGTGTCAGTGCAAACCCGGCACTTTCCGTGGAGAAGATGCACCTGAATTCTGTCAAAAATGCAGCGCCGG GTGCCCTGATGGGAAGGTCATGGTCATGAACTGTACCCCCTGGAGCAATGTCAAGTGTATGGACCAAGAATCAG GCCCTTCACCGCtggtgactaacattttcactggaCTTGGAATCACAGCTGGAATCACCTTTGTCCTAATAGGATGTGTTGTATGTTGCTTCTGTAAAG GTTGCTTTGGTGAATGCTGCCACAAG GAAAAGAAGCTGACAGAAGATAATGCCCAGTCCCAAGATGAAGCAAGCAGAGAGTCTGGTG